The Bombus pyrosoma isolate SC7728 linkage group LG3, ASM1482585v1, whole genome shotgun sequence genome has a segment encoding these proteins:
- the LOC122566306 gene encoding ATP-dependent DNA/RNA helicase DHX36 isoform X1, translating to MSHPYGQFSAQRMYSRRRHDLMAICLLFRGLGDRGESSHSGGSHFERDSRGRGRGGGHPPWLRGKEIGLYYRDKAKEKTKKKETRVIKLPEHLQKKIEHVLDNSKGYYEKLYNDAYTEDTYGVLENKYVHIRDSQFKRKFMNMVSGNMQENLARALLVKSKLERDTELDKKLLNEYRTLQSMQEYENMKQFRLKLPSYHKRSKILDLIKENQVIVISGETGCGKTTQVAQYILDDQIEQENGSIVRIICTQPRRISAISVAERVAAERAEKLGKSVGFQIRLEKVLPRDRGSITFCTTGMLLQFMQGDPALKEFSHIILDEIHERSTESDFILALLKLIIPKRPDLKVILMSATLNSERFSSYYNDCPMIHIPGFTYPVTEFYLEDILSFTQYQFPASAAIPQDHRKHIKKYKQEQRKRDEFHDVLYPYVRQLIATKKYSKEVIEQLRNPNSEKLSLDLIEQLVRYICKTKDPGAILVFLPGMMDIIKLHKIMLENRQYPQNQYVIYPLHSRMPTVDQKLVFKTPPEGVRKIIIATSIAETSITIEDVVYVVDCGKMKFGKFDLQKNVQTLEPEWVSLANAKQRRGRAGRVKAGVCYHLYSKAREMALDQYPLPEMLRTRLEEVILQIKMLQLGKARTFLASVMDPPNMKAIDLSLDLLRTLNALDDEEQLTPLGYHLAQLPLDPRTGKMIIWASLFSCVEPVFAIAASLSFKDAFYCPLGKEEDARKKKLELNMNQFSDHIALSEALRRFEIAYKKSYASSFCREYYLSFSTLKLLSEMKTQFAQHLCQMKFMDTENPADINANRNSSNITLVKAVVCAALYPNIAVIRRVTKNGTRAWTPEDGSVTIHPSSVNDRVREYPNPFITYFTKQLSTAIYLHDTTCVSAPILLFTAPKMSIRKEKGNYFISLANNQMFACDLQSAQLIQKLQEQFNNMLEYKITHPGTVCWNSFEGDVLNAIIELVSQKDEELGFSDSDIQNCEDDMHDKD from the exons ATGTCCCATCCTTACGGACAATTTTCAGCACAAAGAATGTATTCGAGACGTAGAcatg ATTTGATGGCaatctgtttattatttagaG GTTTAGGAGATAGAGGTGAAAGTTCTCATTCGGGAGGATCACATTTTGAACGTGACAGCCGTGGACGAGGCAGAGGAGGAGGACATCCACCTTGGTTGAGAGGCAAAGAAATAGGGCTTTATTATAGAGATAAGGCCAAAGAAAAGAccaagaaaaaggaaactcGAGTTATTAAGTTACCTGAACATCTtcagaaaaaaattgaacacGTGTTAGACAATTCTAAaggatattatgaaaaattatataatgatGCATACACTGAGGATACATATGGTgtgttagaaaataaatatgtgcACATTCGTGACTCccaatttaaaagaaaattcatgaACATGGTATCTGGTAATATGCAAGAAAATCTTGCCAGAGCTTTGCTGGTTAAATCAAAATTAGAAAGAGATACTGAactagataaaaaattattaaatgaatatagGACATTGCAATCAATGCAGGAGTATGAAAACATGAAACAATTCAGATTAAAGTTACCATCATATCATAAAAGatcaaaaatattagatttgaTTAAAGAAAATCAAGTTATTGTAATAAGTGGAGAAACTG GTTGTGGAAAAACAACACAGGTTGCTCAGTATATATTGGATGACCAAATAGAACAAGAAAATGGTAGCATTGTGCGAATTATATGTACTCAACCTAGGAGGATATCAGCTATATCCGTTGCTGAGAGAGTTGCAGCTGAGAGAGCAGAGAAGCTTGGTAAATCCGTTGGTTTTCAAATCCGACTTGAAAA aGTATTACCAAGAGATAGAGGCAGCATAACATTTTGTACTACTGGAATGTTATTGCAATTTATGCAAGGTGATCCAGccttaaaagaattttctcatATTATATTAGATGAAATTCATGAAAGATCTACCGAAAGTGACTTCATCCTTGCTTTACTGAAACTAATTATCCCTAAA aGACCCGATttgaaagttattttaatGAGTGCAACACTTAACTCTGAAAGATTTTCCAGTTATTATAATGATTGCCCAATGATTCATATTCCTGGCTTTACTTATCCAGtaacagaattttatttagagGACATCCTATCCTTTACACA ATATCAATTTCCCGCATCAGCTGCAATACCTCAAGATCATAGAAAacatatcaaaaaatataaacaggAACAACGAAAAAGGGATGAGTTTCATGATGTGCTATATCCTTACGTACGACAGCTTATAGCTACG aagaaatattcaaaagaaGTAATTGAACAATTACGGAATCCAAACAGCGAGAAATTGTCTCTTGATCTTATAGAACAATTAGTTAGGTACATTTGTAAAACTAAAGATCCTGGAGCTATTTTAGTTTTTCTTCCTGGTATGATGGATATAATAAAGCTACATAAAATTATGCTGGAAAATAGACAGTATCCACAAA aTCAGTATGTTATTTATCCTCTTCATTCTCGTATGCCAACTGTCGATCAGAAGCTCGTATTTAAAACACCACCTGAAGGAGTTCGGAAGATAATAATTGCAACTTCGATAGCCGAAACTTCTATAACTATTGAAGATGTAGTATATGTTGTTGATtgtggaaaaatgaaatttggtAAATTCGATCTccaaaaaaatgttcaaacttTGGAACCTGAATGGGTATCGTTAGCTAATGCTAAACAAAGAAGAGGTAGAGCAGGCAG agTAAAAGCTGGTGTCTGTTATCATTTGTACTCAAAAGCTAGAGAAATGGCACTAGACCAGTATCCTTTACCCGAAATGTTAAGGACGCGTTTAGAGGaagttattttacaaataaaaatgttacaattgGGAAAAGCTAGAACTTTCTTAGCAAGTGTTATGGATCCTCCAAATATGAAAGCTATAGATCTATCTTTGGATTTACTCCGAACTCTCAACGCGTTGGATGACGAGGAACAATTGACTCCTTTGGGGTATCATTTGGCTCAGTTACCTCTAGATCCACGAACAG GGAAAATGATCATATGGGCATCATTATTTTCGTGTGTAGAACCAGTTTTTGCAATCGCGGCGAGTCTTAGTTTTAAAGATGCTTTTTACTGCCCACTTGGAAAAGAGGAAGACgcacgaaaaaagaaactcgaattaaatatgaatCAATTTAGCGATCATATCGCGTTATCTGAAGCATTAAGAAGATTTGAGATCGCGTATAAAAAAAGTTATGCAAGTTCTTTTTGTAGGGAATATTACCTCTCTTTTAGTACGCTCAAACTACTTTCTGAAATGAAAACTCAATTTGCTCAACATTTGtgtcaaatgaaatttatggaCACAGAAAATCCCGCTGACATTAATGCTAACAGGAACTCCAGTAACATAACATTAGTGAAAGCAGTAGTATGTGCTGCATTGTATCCTAATATTGCTGTTATAAG GAGAGTTACAAAAAATGGAACCAGAGCATGGACTCCAGAAGATGGCAGCGTTACTATACATCCGTCAAGTGTAAATGATAGAGTTAGGGAATATCCCAACccatttattacatattttacaaagcAACTCTCGACAGCGATATATTTGCATGATACTACATGCGTTAGCGCgccaattttattatttactgcTCCAAAAATGTCTATAA gaaaagaaaaaggaaactatTTTATCAGCTTAGCAAACAATCAAATGTTTGCTTGCGATTTGCAAAGTGCACAACTTATTCAG aaattacaaGAACAATTCAATAATATGTTAGAGTATAAAATAACGCATCCGGGAACAGTATGCTGGAATAGCTTTGAAGGCGATGTATTAAA TGCTATCATAGAACTGGTTTCTCAAAAAGACGAGGAATTGGGATTTTCTGATTCTGATATTCAAAATTGTGAGGATGATATGCATGATAAAGATTGA
- the LOC122566306 gene encoding ATP-dependent DNA/RNA helicase DHX36 isoform X2 yields the protein MSHPYGQFSAQRMYSRRRHGLGDRGESSHSGGSHFERDSRGRGRGGGHPPWLRGKEIGLYYRDKAKEKTKKKETRVIKLPEHLQKKIEHVLDNSKGYYEKLYNDAYTEDTYGVLENKYVHIRDSQFKRKFMNMVSGNMQENLARALLVKSKLERDTELDKKLLNEYRTLQSMQEYENMKQFRLKLPSYHKRSKILDLIKENQVIVISGETGCGKTTQVAQYILDDQIEQENGSIVRIICTQPRRISAISVAERVAAERAEKLGKSVGFQIRLEKVLPRDRGSITFCTTGMLLQFMQGDPALKEFSHIILDEIHERSTESDFILALLKLIIPKRPDLKVILMSATLNSERFSSYYNDCPMIHIPGFTYPVTEFYLEDILSFTQYQFPASAAIPQDHRKHIKKYKQEQRKRDEFHDVLYPYVRQLIATKKYSKEVIEQLRNPNSEKLSLDLIEQLVRYICKTKDPGAILVFLPGMMDIIKLHKIMLENRQYPQNQYVIYPLHSRMPTVDQKLVFKTPPEGVRKIIIATSIAETSITIEDVVYVVDCGKMKFGKFDLQKNVQTLEPEWVSLANAKQRRGRAGRVKAGVCYHLYSKAREMALDQYPLPEMLRTRLEEVILQIKMLQLGKARTFLASVMDPPNMKAIDLSLDLLRTLNALDDEEQLTPLGYHLAQLPLDPRTGKMIIWASLFSCVEPVFAIAASLSFKDAFYCPLGKEEDARKKKLELNMNQFSDHIALSEALRRFEIAYKKSYASSFCREYYLSFSTLKLLSEMKTQFAQHLCQMKFMDTENPADINANRNSSNITLVKAVVCAALYPNIAVIRRVTKNGTRAWTPEDGSVTIHPSSVNDRVREYPNPFITYFTKQLSTAIYLHDTTCVSAPILLFTAPKMSIRKEKGNYFISLANNQMFACDLQSAQLIQKLQEQFNNMLEYKITHPGTVCWNSFEGDVLNAIIELVSQKDEELGFSDSDIQNCEDDMHDKD from the exons ATGTCCCATCCTTACGGACAATTTTCAGCACAAAGAATGTATTCGAGACGTAGAcatg GTTTAGGAGATAGAGGTGAAAGTTCTCATTCGGGAGGATCACATTTTGAACGTGACAGCCGTGGACGAGGCAGAGGAGGAGGACATCCACCTTGGTTGAGAGGCAAAGAAATAGGGCTTTATTATAGAGATAAGGCCAAAGAAAAGAccaagaaaaaggaaactcGAGTTATTAAGTTACCTGAACATCTtcagaaaaaaattgaacacGTGTTAGACAATTCTAAaggatattatgaaaaattatataatgatGCATACACTGAGGATACATATGGTgtgttagaaaataaatatgtgcACATTCGTGACTCccaatttaaaagaaaattcatgaACATGGTATCTGGTAATATGCAAGAAAATCTTGCCAGAGCTTTGCTGGTTAAATCAAAATTAGAAAGAGATACTGAactagataaaaaattattaaatgaatatagGACATTGCAATCAATGCAGGAGTATGAAAACATGAAACAATTCAGATTAAAGTTACCATCATATCATAAAAGatcaaaaatattagatttgaTTAAAGAAAATCAAGTTATTGTAATAAGTGGAGAAACTG GTTGTGGAAAAACAACACAGGTTGCTCAGTATATATTGGATGACCAAATAGAACAAGAAAATGGTAGCATTGTGCGAATTATATGTACTCAACCTAGGAGGATATCAGCTATATCCGTTGCTGAGAGAGTTGCAGCTGAGAGAGCAGAGAAGCTTGGTAAATCCGTTGGTTTTCAAATCCGACTTGAAAA aGTATTACCAAGAGATAGAGGCAGCATAACATTTTGTACTACTGGAATGTTATTGCAATTTATGCAAGGTGATCCAGccttaaaagaattttctcatATTATATTAGATGAAATTCATGAAAGATCTACCGAAAGTGACTTCATCCTTGCTTTACTGAAACTAATTATCCCTAAA aGACCCGATttgaaagttattttaatGAGTGCAACACTTAACTCTGAAAGATTTTCCAGTTATTATAATGATTGCCCAATGATTCATATTCCTGGCTTTACTTATCCAGtaacagaattttatttagagGACATCCTATCCTTTACACA ATATCAATTTCCCGCATCAGCTGCAATACCTCAAGATCATAGAAAacatatcaaaaaatataaacaggAACAACGAAAAAGGGATGAGTTTCATGATGTGCTATATCCTTACGTACGACAGCTTATAGCTACG aagaaatattcaaaagaaGTAATTGAACAATTACGGAATCCAAACAGCGAGAAATTGTCTCTTGATCTTATAGAACAATTAGTTAGGTACATTTGTAAAACTAAAGATCCTGGAGCTATTTTAGTTTTTCTTCCTGGTATGATGGATATAATAAAGCTACATAAAATTATGCTGGAAAATAGACAGTATCCACAAA aTCAGTATGTTATTTATCCTCTTCATTCTCGTATGCCAACTGTCGATCAGAAGCTCGTATTTAAAACACCACCTGAAGGAGTTCGGAAGATAATAATTGCAACTTCGATAGCCGAAACTTCTATAACTATTGAAGATGTAGTATATGTTGTTGATtgtggaaaaatgaaatttggtAAATTCGATCTccaaaaaaatgttcaaacttTGGAACCTGAATGGGTATCGTTAGCTAATGCTAAACAAAGAAGAGGTAGAGCAGGCAG agTAAAAGCTGGTGTCTGTTATCATTTGTACTCAAAAGCTAGAGAAATGGCACTAGACCAGTATCCTTTACCCGAAATGTTAAGGACGCGTTTAGAGGaagttattttacaaataaaaatgttacaattgGGAAAAGCTAGAACTTTCTTAGCAAGTGTTATGGATCCTCCAAATATGAAAGCTATAGATCTATCTTTGGATTTACTCCGAACTCTCAACGCGTTGGATGACGAGGAACAATTGACTCCTTTGGGGTATCATTTGGCTCAGTTACCTCTAGATCCACGAACAG GGAAAATGATCATATGGGCATCATTATTTTCGTGTGTAGAACCAGTTTTTGCAATCGCGGCGAGTCTTAGTTTTAAAGATGCTTTTTACTGCCCACTTGGAAAAGAGGAAGACgcacgaaaaaagaaactcgaattaaatatgaatCAATTTAGCGATCATATCGCGTTATCTGAAGCATTAAGAAGATTTGAGATCGCGTATAAAAAAAGTTATGCAAGTTCTTTTTGTAGGGAATATTACCTCTCTTTTAGTACGCTCAAACTACTTTCTGAAATGAAAACTCAATTTGCTCAACATTTGtgtcaaatgaaatttatggaCACAGAAAATCCCGCTGACATTAATGCTAACAGGAACTCCAGTAACATAACATTAGTGAAAGCAGTAGTATGTGCTGCATTGTATCCTAATATTGCTGTTATAAG GAGAGTTACAAAAAATGGAACCAGAGCATGGACTCCAGAAGATGGCAGCGTTACTATACATCCGTCAAGTGTAAATGATAGAGTTAGGGAATATCCCAACccatttattacatattttacaaagcAACTCTCGACAGCGATATATTTGCATGATACTACATGCGTTAGCGCgccaattttattatttactgcTCCAAAAATGTCTATAA gaaaagaaaaaggaaactatTTTATCAGCTTAGCAAACAATCAAATGTTTGCTTGCGATTTGCAAAGTGCACAACTTATTCAG aaattacaaGAACAATTCAATAATATGTTAGAGTATAAAATAACGCATCCGGGAACAGTATGCTGGAATAGCTTTGAAGGCGATGTATTAAA TGCTATCATAGAACTGGTTTCTCAAAAAGACGAGGAATTGGGATTTTCTGATTCTGATATTCAAAATTGTGAGGATGATATGCATGATAAAGATTGA
- the LOC122566307 gene encoding uracil phosphoribosyltransferase homolog isoform X1 codes for MGSTEVTPIPKKLNESNDIADVYGPNLKILPCNNQVKELQTILRDKNTTRSDFKFYADRLNLLQVIELYEIDIFMIRLVIEESLNQLPFSKCVVTTPTGAKYNGLKYQKGNCGVSIVRSGEAMEQGLRDCCRSIRIGKILVESDADTHEAKVVYAKFPDDISERKVLLMYPIMSTGNTVIKAIAVLKEHNVIEENIILSNLFCTPIAAKSLVTAFPQMKILTSEIHSIAPNHFGQKYFGCSRFVVGETTNIQGKDI; via the exons ATGGGTAGCACGGAGGTAACACCGATCccaaagaaattaaacgaaagcaACGATATCGCTGATGTTTACGGACCGAACTTAAAAATCCTTCCATGCAATAATCAAGTGAAGGAACTGCAGACTATATTGCGAGACAA AAACACCACGAGGAGCGATTTCAAGTTCTACGCCGACCGCCTG AATTTATTACAAGTAATTGAATTGtatgaaatcgatatttttatg ATAAGACTAGTGATAGAAGAAAGTTTAAATCAATTACCTTTTTCCAAATGTGTGGTAACTACACCAACTGGTGCTAAATACAATGGTTTGAAGTATCAGAAAGGAAATTGTGGAGTGTCTATAGTAAGAAGCGGAGAAGCCATGGAAcag GGTTTAAGAGACTGCTGTCGTAGTATAAGAATTGGGAAAATATTAGTTGAAAGTGATGCAGATACCCATGAAGCCAAAGTAGTTTATGCAAAGTTTCCAGATGATATATCTGAAAGAAAAGTCTTACTTATGTATCCAATAATGA gtACTGGGAATACTGTGATAAAAGCAATTGCTGTTCTAAAAGAACATAAcgtaattgaagaaaatatcattttatcaaatttattttgtacacCAATTGCAGCTAAATCTCTAGTCACTGCCTTCCCTCAG atgAAGATTTTAACATCAGAGATTCATAGCATTGCTCCAAATCATTTTGGACAGAAATACTTTG
- the LOC122566307 gene encoding uracil phosphoribosyltransferase homolog isoform X2 yields the protein MGSTEVTPIPKKLNESNDIADVYGPNLKILPCNNQVKELQTILRDKNTTRSDFKFYADRLIRLVIEESLNQLPFSKCVVTTPTGAKYNGLKYQKGNCGVSIVRSGEAMEQGLRDCCRSIRIGKILVESDADTHEAKVVYAKFPDDISERKVLLMYPIMSTGNTVIKAIAVLKEHNVIEENIILSNLFCTPIAAKSLVTAFPQMKILTSEIHSIAPNHFGQKYFGCSRFVVGETTNIQGKDI from the exons ATGGGTAGCACGGAGGTAACACCGATCccaaagaaattaaacgaaagcaACGATATCGCTGATGTTTACGGACCGAACTTAAAAATCCTTCCATGCAATAATCAAGTGAAGGAACTGCAGACTATATTGCGAGACAA AAACACCACGAGGAGCGATTTCAAGTTCTACGCCGACCGCCTG ATAAGACTAGTGATAGAAGAAAGTTTAAATCAATTACCTTTTTCCAAATGTGTGGTAACTACACCAACTGGTGCTAAATACAATGGTTTGAAGTATCAGAAAGGAAATTGTGGAGTGTCTATAGTAAGAAGCGGAGAAGCCATGGAAcag GGTTTAAGAGACTGCTGTCGTAGTATAAGAATTGGGAAAATATTAGTTGAAAGTGATGCAGATACCCATGAAGCCAAAGTAGTTTATGCAAAGTTTCCAGATGATATATCTGAAAGAAAAGTCTTACTTATGTATCCAATAATGA gtACTGGGAATACTGTGATAAAAGCAATTGCTGTTCTAAAAGAACATAAcgtaattgaagaaaatatcattttatcaaatttattttgtacacCAATTGCAGCTAAATCTCTAGTCACTGCCTTCCCTCAG atgAAGATTTTAACATCAGAGATTCATAGCATTGCTCCAAATCATTTTGGACAGAAATACTTTG
- the LOC122566307 gene encoding uracil phosphoribosyltransferase homolog isoform X3, with the protein MGSTEVTPIPKKLNESNDIADVYGPNLKILPCNNQVKELQTILRDKNTTRSDFKFYADRLIRLVIEESLNQLPFSKCVVTTPTGAKYNGLKYQKGNCGVSIVRSGEAMEQGLRDCCRSIRIGKILVESDADTHEAKVVYAKFPDDISERKVLLMYPIMSTGNTVIKAIAVLKEHNVIEENIILSNLFCTPIAAKSLVTAFPQMKILTSEIHSIAPNHFGQKYFGTD; encoded by the exons ATGGGTAGCACGGAGGTAACACCGATCccaaagaaattaaacgaaagcaACGATATCGCTGATGTTTACGGACCGAACTTAAAAATCCTTCCATGCAATAATCAAGTGAAGGAACTGCAGACTATATTGCGAGACAA AAACACCACGAGGAGCGATTTCAAGTTCTACGCCGACCGCCTG ATAAGACTAGTGATAGAAGAAAGTTTAAATCAATTACCTTTTTCCAAATGTGTGGTAACTACACCAACTGGTGCTAAATACAATGGTTTGAAGTATCAGAAAGGAAATTGTGGAGTGTCTATAGTAAGAAGCGGAGAAGCCATGGAAcag GGTTTAAGAGACTGCTGTCGTAGTATAAGAATTGGGAAAATATTAGTTGAAAGTGATGCAGATACCCATGAAGCCAAAGTAGTTTATGCAAAGTTTCCAGATGATATATCTGAAAGAAAAGTCTTACTTATGTATCCAATAATGA gtACTGGGAATACTGTGATAAAAGCAATTGCTGTTCTAAAAGAACATAAcgtaattgaagaaaatatcattttatcaaatttattttgtacacCAATTGCAGCTAAATCTCTAGTCACTGCCTTCCCTCAG atgAAGATTTTAACATCAGAGATTCATAGCATTGCTCCAAATCATTTTGGACAGAAATACTTTGGTAcggattaa